CGAACTAATTAACCAAGCAGACCAAGTCAATGTTACTCTAACTAACCATGTTGGTGCTTATATTGGTGCTGGGATGGCGATGACTGCTGCTGCTGGTGTGGGTGTTGGTCAAGGGTTTGCATCTGGTCTTTGTGCTACAGCTTTAGCACGTAATCCAGAATTACTTCCAAAAATTCAGTTATTCTGGATCGTTGGTTCAGCAATTGCAGAATCAAGTGCGATCTATGGATTAATTATTGCGTTTATTCTAATTTTCGTAGCACGATAGTTATGTGATCTACAAGAGTTAAAAAACTTTTATTATTAAGTTTTAACTTCTTAATAATATCAGCAATTGTTAGTTCTTGTTCTATCCCTGAAGAGTTACAAGCAAAAACAATTGTTAATGAATTTTTTCCTAACTTCTGGGTCTTTGTTGCCCATACTATTGCATTATCAATCATCATTCTTTTAGGGATCTTTTTATTGTGAAAACCAACCAAACGGTTTTTAGCTAAAAGAAGTGAATTAATTCAAGCTGAAATCAATAATGCTAATGAGATTAAAAAGCAAGCACAATTTTTATTAGATAATGCTAAAAAGCAAAAACAAAATGCTGAATTGCAAGCACGCGAGATTATCAATTTAGCTACAAACCAAGCTTATCGTTTAAAAAACGATCTTGAAACTGATGCCAAACGTAAAGCTAATCGAATTATCGAAAACGCTCACGCTGAGATCATCAAACAAGAATCGATCTTAAAACGGGAACTAGAAGGTCGGATCGTTGATGTTGCTCTTGAAGCAACTTCAACCTTGATCCAAAAAAATGTGGCTAAAGAAGATCATGAACGATTGGTTAATGAGCTATTAAGAAATTTAGACTAAACTTATGGATACTAATATAATGGGGTTTGCTAGAGCATTAGTTGATCTAGCCCATGAAGAAGATAAGGTACATTTGTTTTATGACAATCTTAAAGTCGTTTTTGACTTGGTTAAAGAAAACCAAGACTTAATGTCATTAATGAATAGTCAAGTCTTATCTAAAAACCAAAAACATGAGATTATTGATGTGGTGTTTAAAGACCACTTAACCCAAACGATCGTTGATTTCTTAAAAGTAGTGATCGATAACCGCGAGTTTTTTCATATTAAATCGATCATTAAAAAGTTCTTTAGAATGATCGAAGAAGAAGAGCATACGATCTTTATTAATGTCGTCTCAGCACATGAACTAAACGACGATCAAAAAGCTCAGTTAGTTGAAAAACTCCATAAGAAGTTTGCTTCACAAGTCAAAATCTTATATCAAACTGATCCCAGTTTGATTGCTGGAATCAGGATCCAATCAAATGATCTCTTAATTGATAACTCAATTGATGGCAAACTCAAACTACTAAAACATCAACTTAGAACCTTCTCCAAGGAAAACTAGACTATGGCAATTAATTTAAATGAATATTCTTTATTAATTAAAGATCAAATTAAAAAGTATGCTAATAAGATCATCAGTGATCAAAAAGGGTACATCATTACTATTGGTGATGGGATTGTGCGTGTTAGTGGACTTGACGATGTGTTATTAAACGAACTTGTTGAGTTTGAAAACGGTGCTTATGGGATTGCATTAAACCTAGAACCTAACTCTGTTGGGGTGGTAATGTTATCAGATTATTATGATCTGAAAGAAGGTTCTTCAGTTAAAAGAACTGGTAAAGTAATCCAAGCACCAGTCGGTGATGGCTTATTGGGTCGGGTGATTGACCCAATTGGTCTGCCAATTGATGGTAAGGGTGAACTAAAAAATATTAGTGGTTATGCCCCAATTGAACGGTTAGCTTATGGGGTGATGCAACGTAAAAGTGTCCACCAACCTTTAGAAACAGGGATCTTAGCGATTGATAGTATGTTACCAATCGGTAAGGGCCAAAGAGAGTTAATTATTGGTGATCGGCAAACAGGTAAAACCACGATTGCACTTGATACGATCATTAACCAAAAAGGTAAGAACGTTAATTGTATCTATGTTGCAATCGGACAGAAAAACTCATCTGTTGCTCAGATTACACGCTTACTAGAAGAAACCGGAGCAATGGCTTATACCACGATCGTTAGTGCTACTGCAAGTGAGTTAGCAGCGCTTTCATATATTGCCCCATTTGCTGGTGTAACGATCGGTGAAGAGTGAATGAGACAAGGTAAAGATGTATTAATCGTTTATGATGATCTTTCCAAACACGCAGTTGCTTATCGGGCCTTATCATTGTTATTAAGAAGACCACCAGGTCGTGAAGCTTATCCTGGTGATATCTTCTATTTACACTCAAGATTACTTGAACGTGCTGGTAAACTAAGTGATGAATTAGGTGCTGGTTCAATTACTGCATTACCAATTATTGAAACCCAAGCTGGAGATATCTCAGCTTATATTCCCACAAACGTAATCTCAATTACGGATGGGCAATTATTTACGACTACTTCACTATTTAACTCAGGTCAAAGACCAGCAATCCACGTGGGATTATCAGTTTCTCGGGTTGGTTCAGCTGCACAATTAAAATCAATTAAACAAGTTTCTGGAAGTCTAAAACTAGAACTAGCCCAATACCGTGAACTAGATACGTTCTCACAATTTTCATCTGATCTAGATGCTGAAACTAAAATTGTTCTTGAACATGGTGCACGGGTGATGGAGATGTTTAAACAACCACAAGCAAAACCGATTGATCAAACTAGTGAAGCAGTTTTATTATTCGGTATTAAAAACCGGTTCATTAAATGAATTCCAACTGATCACATTATTAAATTTAAAGAGTTTATCTTAGATAAGATCAAACAAGATCAAGTGTATAAAAAGATCGAAGAAAAGAAAGCTTTTGATGATGAGATCGAAAAAGAACTTACGGCTTTCTTTAAAGATGTCGTAAAAAAATACACTTCAACACTAGTTGATTACAATGGTTCACTTTATGGTGATCTAAAAGAATTGGAGTAATTTTTCTATGGCTTCGATGCAAGATTTAAAACGACGGATGGAATCAATCACGGTAACACATAAGATTACCAAAGCAATGAAGATGCTTTCAACCGTAAAACTAAATCGTTTTAAAGCAACTTTAGGTAAAACTAAAGAATTTTACCAAGAGTTTTATGAAGTAATTGGGGCAGTTATTACCAATTACAATAAAACCAAACCACGAACGACTACCCCTACAAACCAATCAACTAAACGGTTGTGAATCGTGATTAACACCCAATTAGGTTTATGTGGTTCATACAATACTAATGTTGGTAAATTATTAGTTAGTGAACTTGCAAAAGATGATGAGATCATCTTAGTTGGAACTAAACTAAATTCGTTTTTAAGAACCCGTAATCACGAAGATCAGATCATTCATACGTATTCAATTAATGATAAGAATATCGACTTTGAAAGTTCATATATGATTGGTAAACATGTTCTTGAACTACATGAAAAAAACCAGTATGATTCAATTGATTGTGTTTATACCAATTACATTAACAGCTTAAACTTTGAAGCAAAAAAGATCCAATTGATTCCTGCTGATCCTTCGATCTTTCAAGCTGATACTTTAGATCGAATCAATGACAAATTCCCTAAAAACATTAGTTTTGAACCAGGGGTGGATGTGATTATCCCAGCACTTGAAAAACAACTCTTACAAGTGATCTTATATGGTTGTTTAATTGAATCCAAAGTGTGTGAGTATGCTAGCAGGCGGAATGCAATGGACACAGCTGCTAAAAATGCGGATGATTTATATAACAAGTACAAGTTGTTATATAACCAATTACGTCAAGCCAAAATTACACAAGAAATTAATGAAATTGTTGCAGGAGCTGCAAAATAGTTTATGAATACAAAATACAGTTATGGTAAGGTTTACCAAGTAGTTGGTCCAGTTGTGGATGTTGTTTTTGAAAAACAAGATGACCTACCTAAGATCTATGATTGTTTAATCATCGATGAACCAAATATGAAACTTCATCTAGAAGTTGCTCAGTTAATTGGTGATGATATTGCAAGATGTATTGCGATGGGTCCAACTGAAGGGTTGGCTAGAAATGTGAAAGTAACTTCAACTAACCAACCGATTTCAGTACCTGTAGGGACTGAAGTATTAGGCCGGATGTTTAATGTGATTGGTGAACCGATCGATGAGAAAAAACCGATCGATGCATCAGTAAAAAGAATGTCAATTCACCGTCCTGCTCCCAGTTTTGCTGACCAATCTAACGAGTT
The nucleotide sequence above comes from Mycoplasmoides gallisepticum. Encoded proteins:
- a CDS encoding ATP synthase subunit C, which gives rise to MNIFLVIHELINQADQVNVTLTNHVGAYIGAGMAMTAAAGVGVGQGFASGLCATALARNPELLPKIQLFWIVGSAIAESSAIYGLIIAFILIFVAR
- a CDS encoding F0F1 ATP synthase subunit B; translated protein: MWSTRVKKLLLLSFNFLIISAIVSSCSIPEELQAKTIVNEFFPNFWVFVAHTIALSIIILLGIFLLWKPTKRFLAKRSELIQAEINNANEIKKQAQFLLDNAKKQKQNAELQAREIINLATNQAYRLKNDLETDAKRKANRIIENAHAEIIKQESILKRELEGRIVDVALEATSTLIQKNVAKEDHERLVNELLRNLD
- the atpH gene encoding ATP synthase F1 subunit delta — encoded protein: MDTNIMGFARALVDLAHEEDKVHLFYDNLKVVFDLVKENQDLMSLMNSQVLSKNQKHEIIDVVFKDHLTQTIVDFLKVVIDNREFFHIKSIIKKFFRMIEEEEHTIFINVVSAHELNDDQKAQLVEKLHKKFASQVKILYQTDPSLIAGIRIQSNDLLIDNSIDGKLKLLKHQLRTFSKEN
- the atpA gene encoding F0F1 ATP synthase subunit alpha; translated protein: MAINLNEYSLLIKDQIKKYANKIISDQKGYIITIGDGIVRVSGLDDVLLNELVEFENGAYGIALNLEPNSVGVVMLSDYYDLKEGSSVKRTGKVIQAPVGDGLLGRVIDPIGLPIDGKGELKNISGYAPIERLAYGVMQRKSVHQPLETGILAIDSMLPIGKGQRELIIGDRQTGKTTIALDTIINQKGKNVNCIYVAIGQKNSSVAQITRLLEETGAMAYTTIVSATASELAALSYIAPFAGVTIGEEWMRQGKDVLIVYDDLSKHAVAYRALSLLLRRPPGREAYPGDIFYLHSRLLERAGKLSDELGAGSITALPIIETQAGDISAYIPTNVISITDGQLFTTTSLFNSGQRPAIHVGLSVSRVGSAAQLKSIKQVSGSLKLELAQYRELDTFSQFSSDLDAETKIVLEHGARVMEMFKQPQAKPIDQTSEAVLLFGIKNRFIKWIPTDHIIKFKEFILDKIKQDQVYKKIEEKKAFDDEIEKELTAFFKDVVKKYTSTLVDYNGSLYGDLKELE
- the atpG gene encoding ATP synthase F1 subunit gamma; this translates as MASMQDLKRRMESITVTHKITKAMKMLSTVKLNRFKATLGKTKEFYQEFYEVIGAVITNYNKTKPRTTTPTNQSTKRLWIVINTQLGLCGSYNTNVGKLLVSELAKDDEIILVGTKLNSFLRTRNHEDQIIHTYSINDKNIDFESSYMIGKHVLELHEKNQYDSIDCVYTNYINSLNFEAKKIQLIPADPSIFQADTLDRINDKFPKNISFEPGVDVIIPALEKQLLQVILYGCLIESKVCEYASRRNAMDTAAKNADDLYNKYKLLYNQLRQAKITQEINEIVAGAAK